One genomic region from Augochlora pura isolate Apur16 chromosome 7, APUR_v2.2.1, whole genome shotgun sequence encodes:
- the LOC144473544 gene encoding uncharacterized protein LOC144473544, whose translation MSAAENYYTTIVLFVLTYPSFSAMVLPRPPSSPNHIPQDQGLSDRKIYEGKALQSYLQSSNVERPNTNDYSFLEIELQSRDDLDSANLQNIVHAMLKPPEQVQNDSYPNPEVIPHSIFGVRDFGLSPSFKLKMFDEDKHVLMEPPKLQNYNEKLYYLKNNRPKVYVNVRGHSGSFRKDSTTRTTSGDDSMEFLHATPYLQKQMDWRSYANKKNRLPKKFDRRVDHASRKNLSRTAEKKKKLSRLASVYGADDSTTENSMVTSSELPKQIPAPPSKIPSRNLMTQTTPVQRYSLRRTDILPGYSFPDA comes from the exons ATGTCAGCAGCCGAAAACTATTACACAACGATCGTACTGTTTGTACTTACGTATCCGTCATTCTCGGCGATGGTTCTTCCAAGGCCGCCATCTTCGCCGAATCATATACCGCAGGACCAAGGATTAAGCGACCGAAAAATCTACGAGGGCAAGGCTCTTCAAAGTTATCTACAAAGCTCGAACGTCGAAAGACCGAACACAAATGACTACAG TTTCCTAGAGATCGAACTGCAGAGCAGAGACGACCTGGATTCAGCGAACCTGCAGAACATCGTACACGCAATGCTAAAGCCACCCGAGCAGGTGCAAAACGACAGCTACCCTAACCCAGAAGTAATCCCGCACTCGATCTTTGGTGTGCGGGACTTCGGCCTATCGCCGAGCTTCAAGTTAAAGATGTTCGACGAGGACAAACACGTGCTAATGGAGCCGCCGAAGCTTCAGAATTACAACGAGAAGTTATACTATCTGAAGAACAACAGGCCCAAGGTCTACGTAAACGTGAGAGGTCACAGTGGCTCTTTTCGAAAAGATTCAACCACGAGGACGACTTCGGGCGACGACTCTATGGAATTTCTTCACGCGACGCCGTACCTGCAGAAACAGATGGACTGGAGGTCCTATGCTAACAAGAAGAATCGGCTACCGAAAAAATTCGACCGTCGAGTGGATCATGCCAGCCGGAAAAATCTTTCTAGAACcgcggagaagaagaagaagctgaGCAGATTAGCATCTGTCTATGGAGCGGACGATTCCACCACCGAAAATTCTATGGTGACCTCCAGCGAACTGCCGAAACAGATACCCGCACCACCATCGAAGATACCAAGCAGAAATCTGATGACGCAGACCACGCCAGTGCAGAGATACTCGTTGCGAAGAACAGACATATTGCCCGGGTATAGTTTCCCCGATGCCTGA